The genomic segment GAGAGATGAGTAGTCGCGGCGGTAAATTAGCCCCAGAAGTCAACCGGTAAGTCCGATTTCTTCCAGTCGCGAATCTGCCTACTTGCTAGGCTGGTATATCTTTGCATCTTTTCCCTGCCTTGGCCGCACACGACTTCCGGCCGCCGGCCAAGGTCACCCCACGGCCCATGCCGACCACCTCCGTCCGGCCTCGCCTACTACCTACCTCGATCCTACTATTCCGTGCTCCGTTCGATTGATATCTACCTACCCTGGTCGGCGTGCTACTTGATGGGAGAGACATGGCTGACTGGTTGTCGTACAGAGCTCTGTTCGTGAAGAACTTGAGGTAAGCCTTACCAATCCTTCGACAATGACCCACGCGACGGCCAGCATCAATGACTGACACCGACATAGCTACAACGTAACTCCAGAGGAGTTGTTCGACCTGTTCGGAAAATTCGGCCCAATTCGGTACGCACCTCCCGTCGATGACAAACACCGCCTTCCTCGACATCATTACTGACCCCTACTACAGACAGGTCCGTCAGGGCATTGCAAGCGGCACCAAGGGTACCGCCTTCGTTGTCTATGAAGACGTAATGGATGCGAAGCAAGCTTGCGACAAGCTAAACGGCTTCAACTTCCAGAACCGATACCTCATCGGTATGTCTTTGTCGATCATCTTCAACAATTGTGGATCCATACTAACTCGATGACTAGTTCTGTATCACCAGCCAGAGAAGATGCTCAAGTCAAAAGAGGACCTCGAGGCTCGCCAGGCTCGTTTAGCGCAGCTCAAGACACAGCACGGTATCGATTGACAATCCGACGGGTCTGCGGCACGCCTCCAGACACCTACCTCGTCTGCAGGCCCGTCTATTTCTTCATCTAAACGAACCACTTCTCCGGATCAGAAGACGATCCTCAGAAAGGGCAAGCCGACCATCACCGGGCGCGCACCCAGAACCGGTGTACGATTCGCCGACGGAGTGCTCCCCAACTCGCTCCGGGCCCAGACTTGCGCTTGAGGTGGTGGGTCGTTGTAAAACATGACCCGCCAAAAATTTCAAGCCTTGTTCTGGTCGGGGGTTCTTACGGTGCAGAGACGCGCAACTTTTCTTGTTCGCTGGTTTTGGCTTGGCAAACGCCCGAAAACTCACTCAACCTCTCCTGGAGAGTATCACGACCTGATATGAATCTTGTGCGATGGCAGGGGCGATTAGGGGACAGGAAACCGGATTGAGCCGTCCGTGGACGAAGACAGTCAAACAACTCGACGGTCCTTGGCGGTGTTGTTTTATATCAttttttctttccttttTGCTGATTTGGGAAACGGAGGGGGGCGTATCACCTTTGCTTGTGGATCACCATCCTTCGACACTCTTCACACACTACAAGTTGCTATCAGAGAATGCATGACAACCGAGGCGCCGGCCTCGTGTTCCTCCTCCCCTTGTGTCCTGGCACCAATGGACTACACGAGCTGACTTTCGCTGATGTCGTAGTCAATATCTAGGGTCCTATGTGCGTATGCTTTCTAACGTTGTGACCACCCATTCCATGAGTTGCCCAGCCTCACTGCTGGACATGTCATCATTGGCTGTCAGACACGTTTCAACCACCTGCTTGTACAGCTTTCCGGTCTTGCTACCCAATCCTGGAACCAAGACTGGCAAAATGACCCTATCCCTCCACTTCTCCGCCGAGTAATGCGGCTTGTAGTATGTTTGCAGCACCTTCCACAGCCCAATCTCCAACAGCACTAGGCCCAGGCTGTACACATCATAGCTCTTGCAGTACTGCTTCCTCCCGAGGCCAGTGCCCAGCGAACGCGGATCTCTGTGGAGGTCGAGGATGCTGGGGTTCCGCGGATTGACGCTCATCTCGGCGTCAAAGTCTGGGCGTGAGGCATCGAAGCCGGCAAGGTACGGTGATCCGATATCTGGAACGACGGCGGCGGAGACGGTGGTGGCGCGGGTCGCTGCGAGGGAGGCGGCGgaggggaagaagaggatgTTTG from the Colletotrichum lupini chromosome 3, complete sequence genome contains:
- a CDS encoding RNA recognition domain-containing protein, which encodes MSRGRIRPILASRQPVASFTAYSPFSLASLSFSRAFTNPNRTLSASSEHREMSSRGGWYIFASFPCLGRTRLPAAGQGHPTAHADHLRPASPTTYLDPTIPALFVKNLSYNVTPEELFDLFGKFGPIRQVRQGIASGTKGTAFVVYEDVMDAKQACDKLNGFNFQNRYLIVLYHQPEKMLKSKEDLEARQARLAQLKTQHGPSISSSKRTTSPDQKTILRKGKPTITGRAPRTGVRFADGVLPNSLRAQTCA